In Gossypium arboreum isolate Shixiya-1 chromosome 6, ASM2569848v2, whole genome shotgun sequence, the following are encoded in one genomic region:
- the LOC108466049 gene encoding sucrose synthase-like isoform X1 produces the protein MSSRIVYDLFGKMAERVITRVHSLRERLDDTLIAHRNEVLALLTRIEGKGKGILQHHQIILEFEAIPEETRKKLADGAFSEILRASQEAIVLPPWVALAVRPRPGVWEYIKVNVHALVVEELTVAEYLHFKEELVDGRYLENCSFSVYFTRKCSFYHCFFDFSCSANGNFVLELDFEPFNASFPRSTLSKSIGNGVEFLNRHLSAKLFHDKESMHPLLEFLKVHCHKGKNMMLNDRIQNLNSLQYVLRKAEEYLGTLPAETPYTELEHKFQEIGLERGWGDTAGRVLEMIQLLLDLLEAPDPCTLEKFLGRVPMVFNVVILTPHGYFAQDNVLGYPDTGGQVVYILDQVRALENEMLLRIKQQGLNITPRILIITRLLPDAVGTTCGQRVEKVYGTEYSDILRVPFRTEKGIVRRWISRFEVWPYLETYTEDVAHEISKELQGKPDLIIGNYSDGNIVASLLAHKLGVTQCTIAHALEKTKYPDSDIYWKKLEDKYHFSCQFTADLIAMNHTDFIITSTFQEIAGSKDTVGQYESHTAFTLPGLYRVVHGIDVFDPKFNIVSPGADMSIYFPYTEKKRRLKHFHPEIEDLLYSKVENEEHLCVLNDRNKPILFTMARLDRVKNLTGLVEWYGKNAKLRELVNLVVVGGDRRKESKDLEEKAEMKKMFELIKTYKLNGQFRWISSQMNRVRNGELYRYICDTKGAFVQPALYEAFGLTVVEAMTCGLPTFATCKGGPAEIIVHGKSGFNIDPYHGDQAAEILVDFFDKCKKEPSHWNDISEGGLKRIQEKYTWQIYSERLLTLTGVYGFWKHVSNLDRRESRRYLEMFYALKYRKLAESVPLAEEE, from the exons atgtCTTCTAGAATTGTATACGATCTAT TTGGAAAAATGGCAGAGCGTGTGATCACCCGAGTACACAGCCTCCGAGAGCGTCTGGATGACACCCTTATTGCCCATAGAAACGAGGTTTTGGCCTTGCTCACAAG GATCGAGGGTAAGGGAAAAGGGATTCTGCAACACCATCAAATTATCCTAGAGTTTGAAGCCATCCCTGAAGAAACCAGAAAGAAGCTCGCTGATGGAGCATTTTCTGAAATATTGAGAGCCAGTCAG GAAGCGATCGTGTTGCCACCATGGGTTGCACTTGCAGTTCGTCCAAGGCCTGGTGTTTGGGAGTATATTAAAGTGAATGTCCACGCCCTTGTTGTTGAGGAACTCACTGTTGCAGAGTATCTTCACTTCAAGGAGGAGCTTGTTGATGGAAGGTATCTTGAAAATTGTTCATTTTCTGTTTACTTCACTCGTAAATGCTCATTTTACCActgtttctttgatttttcttgcAGTGCAAATGGCAATTTCGTtttggaattggattttgagccCTTCAATGCATCTTTCCCTCGCTCAACTCTTTCCAAGTCTATCGGTAATGGTGTTGAGTTCCTCAATCGCCACCTTTCAGCTAAATTGTTCCATGACAAGGAGAGTATGCACCCTTTGCTTGAATTCCTCAAAGTCCATTGCCACAAAGGAAAG AACATGATGTTGAATGACAGAATTCAAAACCTGAATTCCCTTCAATATGTATTGAGGAAGGCAGAAGAATATCTTGGTACACTGCCAGCTGAGACACCGTACACTGAACTGGAACACAAGTTCCAGGAAATCGGTTTGGAGAGAGGTTGGGGTGATACCGCGGGGCGTGTGCTGGAGATGATCCAACTCCTTTTGGATCTTCTCGAGGCCCCTGATCCTTGCACCCTTGAGAAGTTCCTCGGGAGAGTCCCCATGGTGTTCAATGTTGTCATCCTTACTCCTCACGGATACTTTGCTCAAGACAACGTTTTGGGGTACCCCGACACCGGTGGCCAG GTTGTATACATCTTGGATCAAGTCCGTGCCTTGGAGAACGAGATGCTCCTCCGTATCAAGCAGCAAGGACTCAACATTACCCCTCGAATCTTAATT ATTACCAGACTTCTCCCCGACGCTGTTGGAACAACTTGTGGTCAACGAGTTGAAAAGGTATACGGAACGGAATACTCCGACATCCTCCGAGTACCCTTTAGAACAGAGAAGGGAATTGTACGTAGATGGATCTCGAGATTCGAAGTCTGGCCCTACTTGGAAACTTACACTGAG GATGTTGCTCACGAAATTTCCAAAGAGTTGCAAGGCAAGCCCGATCTCATCATCGGAAACTATAGTGACGGCAACATTGTTGCCTCGTTGCTGGCTCACAAATTGGGAGTCACACAG TGTACCATTGCCCATGCTTTGGAGAAAACAAAGTACCCAGATTCCGATATTTACTGGAAGAAGCTAGAGGATAAATACCATTTCTCCTGCCAATTTACAGCTGATCTTATTGCAATGAACCATACAGATTTCATCATCACTAGTACTTTCCAAGAAATTGCAggaag CAAGGACACTGTTGGTCAATATGAGAGTCACACTGCTTTCACTCTTCCTGGTTTATACCGAGTCGTACACGGTATCGATGTATTTGATCCCAAATTCAACATCGTGTCTCCCGGTGCTGACATGAGCATATACTTCCCTTACACCGAGAAGAAGAGGAGGTTGAAGCATTTCCACCCCGAGATTGAAGACCTCCTTTATAGCAAAGTCGAGAACGAAGAACACTT ATGTGTGCTAAATGACCGCAACAAGCCGATCCTATTCACGATGGCAAGGCTAGACCGTGTTAAGAACTTAACCGGACTCGTCGAGTGGTACGGCAAGAATGCAAAGCTGCGCGAGTTGGTTAACCTCGTAGTCGTAGGTGGAGACAGGAGAAAGGAATCCAAAGATTTAGAAGAGAAGGCCGAAATGAAGAAGATGTTTGAGCTGATAAAAACATACAAATTGAACGGTCAATTCAGATGGATATCATCGCAAATGAACCGAGTTAGGAATGGTGAGTTGTACCGCTACATTTGCGACACAAAAGGTGCCTTCGTACAACCAGCATTGTACGAAGCCTTTGGATTAACGGTTGTTGAAGCCATGACTTGCGGATTGCCAACATTTGCTACCTGCAAAGGTGGACCAGCTGAAATCATTGTCCACGGTAAATCTGGGTTCAACATTGATCCTTACCATGGTGATCAAGCTGCAGAAATCCTTGTTGATTTCTTCGACAAATGTAAAAAGGAACCATCTCACTGGAATGACATATCTGAGGGTGGCTTGAAACGTATCCAGGAGAA ATACACATGGCAGATATATTCGGAGAGGCTATTAACATTGACGGGAGTGTATGGATTCTGGAAGCACGTTTCCAACCTTGACCGTCGCGAGAGCCGCCGTTACCTGGAGATGTTTTACGCTCTTAAGTACCGCAAGCTG GCTGAATCGGTTCCTCTGGCAGAGGAGGAGTAA
- the LOC108466049 gene encoding sucrose synthase-like isoform X4: MSSRIVYDLFGKMAERVITRVHSLRERLDDTLIAHRNEVLALLTRIEGKGKGILQHHQIILEFEAIPEETRKKLADGAFSEILRASQEAIVLPPWVALAVRPRPGVWEYIKVNVHALVVEELTVAEYLHFKEELVDGSANGNFVLELDFEPFNASFPRSTLSKSIGNGVEFLNRHLSAKLFHDKESMHPLLEFLKVHCHKGKNMMLNDRIQNLNSLQYVLRKAEEYLGTLPAETPYTELEHKFQEIGLERGWGDTAGRVLEMIQLLLDLLEAPDPCTLEKFLGRVPMVFNVVILTPHGYFAQDNVLGYPDTGGQVVYILDQVRALENEMLLRIKQQGLNITPRILIITRLLPDAVGTTCGQRVEKVYGTEYSDILRVPFRTEKGIVRRWISRFEVWPYLETYTEDVAHEISKELQGKPDLIIGNYSDGNIVASLLAHKLGVTQCTIAHALEKTKYPDSDIYWKKLEDKYHFSCQFTADLIAMNHTDFIITSTFQEIAGSKDTVGQYESHTAFTLPGLYRVVHGIDVFDPKFNIVSPGADMSIYFPYTEKKRRLKHFHPEIEDLLYSKVENEEHLCVLNDRNKPILFTMARLDRVKNLTGLVEWYGKNAKLRELVNLVVVGGDRRKESKDLEEKAEMKKMFELIKTYKLNGQFRWISSQMNRVRNGELYRYICDTKGAFVQPALYEAFGLTVVEAMTCGLPTFATCKGGPAEIIVHGKSGFNIDPYHGDQAAEILVDFFDKCKKEPSHWNDISEGGLKRIQEKYTWQIYSERLLTLTGVYGFWKHVSNLDRRESRRYLEMFYALKYRKLAESVPLAEEE; the protein is encoded by the exons atgtCTTCTAGAATTGTATACGATCTAT TTGGAAAAATGGCAGAGCGTGTGATCACCCGAGTACACAGCCTCCGAGAGCGTCTGGATGACACCCTTATTGCCCATAGAAACGAGGTTTTGGCCTTGCTCACAAG GATCGAGGGTAAGGGAAAAGGGATTCTGCAACACCATCAAATTATCCTAGAGTTTGAAGCCATCCCTGAAGAAACCAGAAAGAAGCTCGCTGATGGAGCATTTTCTGAAATATTGAGAGCCAGTCAG GAAGCGATCGTGTTGCCACCATGGGTTGCACTTGCAGTTCGTCCAAGGCCTGGTGTTTGGGAGTATATTAAAGTGAATGTCCACGCCCTTGTTGTTGAGGAACTCACTGTTGCAGAGTATCTTCACTTCAAGGAGGAGCTTGTTGATGGAAG TGCAAATGGCAATTTCGTtttggaattggattttgagccCTTCAATGCATCTTTCCCTCGCTCAACTCTTTCCAAGTCTATCGGTAATGGTGTTGAGTTCCTCAATCGCCACCTTTCAGCTAAATTGTTCCATGACAAGGAGAGTATGCACCCTTTGCTTGAATTCCTCAAAGTCCATTGCCACAAAGGAAAG AACATGATGTTGAATGACAGAATTCAAAACCTGAATTCCCTTCAATATGTATTGAGGAAGGCAGAAGAATATCTTGGTACACTGCCAGCTGAGACACCGTACACTGAACTGGAACACAAGTTCCAGGAAATCGGTTTGGAGAGAGGTTGGGGTGATACCGCGGGGCGTGTGCTGGAGATGATCCAACTCCTTTTGGATCTTCTCGAGGCCCCTGATCCTTGCACCCTTGAGAAGTTCCTCGGGAGAGTCCCCATGGTGTTCAATGTTGTCATCCTTACTCCTCACGGATACTTTGCTCAAGACAACGTTTTGGGGTACCCCGACACCGGTGGCCAG GTTGTATACATCTTGGATCAAGTCCGTGCCTTGGAGAACGAGATGCTCCTCCGTATCAAGCAGCAAGGACTCAACATTACCCCTCGAATCTTAATT ATTACCAGACTTCTCCCCGACGCTGTTGGAACAACTTGTGGTCAACGAGTTGAAAAGGTATACGGAACGGAATACTCCGACATCCTCCGAGTACCCTTTAGAACAGAGAAGGGAATTGTACGTAGATGGATCTCGAGATTCGAAGTCTGGCCCTACTTGGAAACTTACACTGAG GATGTTGCTCACGAAATTTCCAAAGAGTTGCAAGGCAAGCCCGATCTCATCATCGGAAACTATAGTGACGGCAACATTGTTGCCTCGTTGCTGGCTCACAAATTGGGAGTCACACAG TGTACCATTGCCCATGCTTTGGAGAAAACAAAGTACCCAGATTCCGATATTTACTGGAAGAAGCTAGAGGATAAATACCATTTCTCCTGCCAATTTACAGCTGATCTTATTGCAATGAACCATACAGATTTCATCATCACTAGTACTTTCCAAGAAATTGCAggaag CAAGGACACTGTTGGTCAATATGAGAGTCACACTGCTTTCACTCTTCCTGGTTTATACCGAGTCGTACACGGTATCGATGTATTTGATCCCAAATTCAACATCGTGTCTCCCGGTGCTGACATGAGCATATACTTCCCTTACACCGAGAAGAAGAGGAGGTTGAAGCATTTCCACCCCGAGATTGAAGACCTCCTTTATAGCAAAGTCGAGAACGAAGAACACTT ATGTGTGCTAAATGACCGCAACAAGCCGATCCTATTCACGATGGCAAGGCTAGACCGTGTTAAGAACTTAACCGGACTCGTCGAGTGGTACGGCAAGAATGCAAAGCTGCGCGAGTTGGTTAACCTCGTAGTCGTAGGTGGAGACAGGAGAAAGGAATCCAAAGATTTAGAAGAGAAGGCCGAAATGAAGAAGATGTTTGAGCTGATAAAAACATACAAATTGAACGGTCAATTCAGATGGATATCATCGCAAATGAACCGAGTTAGGAATGGTGAGTTGTACCGCTACATTTGCGACACAAAAGGTGCCTTCGTACAACCAGCATTGTACGAAGCCTTTGGATTAACGGTTGTTGAAGCCATGACTTGCGGATTGCCAACATTTGCTACCTGCAAAGGTGGACCAGCTGAAATCATTGTCCACGGTAAATCTGGGTTCAACATTGATCCTTACCATGGTGATCAAGCTGCAGAAATCCTTGTTGATTTCTTCGACAAATGTAAAAAGGAACCATCTCACTGGAATGACATATCTGAGGGTGGCTTGAAACGTATCCAGGAGAA ATACACATGGCAGATATATTCGGAGAGGCTATTAACATTGACGGGAGTGTATGGATTCTGGAAGCACGTTTCCAACCTTGACCGTCGCGAGAGCCGCCGTTACCTGGAGATGTTTTACGCTCTTAAGTACCGCAAGCTG GCTGAATCGGTTCCTCTGGCAGAGGAGGAGTAA
- the LOC108466049 gene encoding sucrose synthase-like isoform X2 — MLVLTFFVGKMAERVITRVHSLRERLDDTLIAHRNEVLALLTRIEGKGKGILQHHQIILEFEAIPEETRKKLADGAFSEILRASQEAIVLPPWVALAVRPRPGVWEYIKVNVHALVVEELTVAEYLHFKEELVDGRYLENCSFSVYFTRKCSFYHCFFDFSCSANGNFVLELDFEPFNASFPRSTLSKSIGNGVEFLNRHLSAKLFHDKESMHPLLEFLKVHCHKGKNMMLNDRIQNLNSLQYVLRKAEEYLGTLPAETPYTELEHKFQEIGLERGWGDTAGRVLEMIQLLLDLLEAPDPCTLEKFLGRVPMVFNVVILTPHGYFAQDNVLGYPDTGGQVVYILDQVRALENEMLLRIKQQGLNITPRILIITRLLPDAVGTTCGQRVEKVYGTEYSDILRVPFRTEKGIVRRWISRFEVWPYLETYTEDVAHEISKELQGKPDLIIGNYSDGNIVASLLAHKLGVTQCTIAHALEKTKYPDSDIYWKKLEDKYHFSCQFTADLIAMNHTDFIITSTFQEIAGSKDTVGQYESHTAFTLPGLYRVVHGIDVFDPKFNIVSPGADMSIYFPYTEKKRRLKHFHPEIEDLLYSKVENEEHLCVLNDRNKPILFTMARLDRVKNLTGLVEWYGKNAKLRELVNLVVVGGDRRKESKDLEEKAEMKKMFELIKTYKLNGQFRWISSQMNRVRNGELYRYICDTKGAFVQPALYEAFGLTVVEAMTCGLPTFATCKGGPAEIIVHGKSGFNIDPYHGDQAAEILVDFFDKCKKEPSHWNDISEGGLKRIQEKYTWQIYSERLLTLTGVYGFWKHVSNLDRRESRRYLEMFYALKYRKLAESVPLAEEE, encoded by the exons ATGTTGGTTTTGACTTTTTTTG TTGGAAAAATGGCAGAGCGTGTGATCACCCGAGTACACAGCCTCCGAGAGCGTCTGGATGACACCCTTATTGCCCATAGAAACGAGGTTTTGGCCTTGCTCACAAG GATCGAGGGTAAGGGAAAAGGGATTCTGCAACACCATCAAATTATCCTAGAGTTTGAAGCCATCCCTGAAGAAACCAGAAAGAAGCTCGCTGATGGAGCATTTTCTGAAATATTGAGAGCCAGTCAG GAAGCGATCGTGTTGCCACCATGGGTTGCACTTGCAGTTCGTCCAAGGCCTGGTGTTTGGGAGTATATTAAAGTGAATGTCCACGCCCTTGTTGTTGAGGAACTCACTGTTGCAGAGTATCTTCACTTCAAGGAGGAGCTTGTTGATGGAAGGTATCTTGAAAATTGTTCATTTTCTGTTTACTTCACTCGTAAATGCTCATTTTACCActgtttctttgatttttcttgcAGTGCAAATGGCAATTTCGTtttggaattggattttgagccCTTCAATGCATCTTTCCCTCGCTCAACTCTTTCCAAGTCTATCGGTAATGGTGTTGAGTTCCTCAATCGCCACCTTTCAGCTAAATTGTTCCATGACAAGGAGAGTATGCACCCTTTGCTTGAATTCCTCAAAGTCCATTGCCACAAAGGAAAG AACATGATGTTGAATGACAGAATTCAAAACCTGAATTCCCTTCAATATGTATTGAGGAAGGCAGAAGAATATCTTGGTACACTGCCAGCTGAGACACCGTACACTGAACTGGAACACAAGTTCCAGGAAATCGGTTTGGAGAGAGGTTGGGGTGATACCGCGGGGCGTGTGCTGGAGATGATCCAACTCCTTTTGGATCTTCTCGAGGCCCCTGATCCTTGCACCCTTGAGAAGTTCCTCGGGAGAGTCCCCATGGTGTTCAATGTTGTCATCCTTACTCCTCACGGATACTTTGCTCAAGACAACGTTTTGGGGTACCCCGACACCGGTGGCCAG GTTGTATACATCTTGGATCAAGTCCGTGCCTTGGAGAACGAGATGCTCCTCCGTATCAAGCAGCAAGGACTCAACATTACCCCTCGAATCTTAATT ATTACCAGACTTCTCCCCGACGCTGTTGGAACAACTTGTGGTCAACGAGTTGAAAAGGTATACGGAACGGAATACTCCGACATCCTCCGAGTACCCTTTAGAACAGAGAAGGGAATTGTACGTAGATGGATCTCGAGATTCGAAGTCTGGCCCTACTTGGAAACTTACACTGAG GATGTTGCTCACGAAATTTCCAAAGAGTTGCAAGGCAAGCCCGATCTCATCATCGGAAACTATAGTGACGGCAACATTGTTGCCTCGTTGCTGGCTCACAAATTGGGAGTCACACAG TGTACCATTGCCCATGCTTTGGAGAAAACAAAGTACCCAGATTCCGATATTTACTGGAAGAAGCTAGAGGATAAATACCATTTCTCCTGCCAATTTACAGCTGATCTTATTGCAATGAACCATACAGATTTCATCATCACTAGTACTTTCCAAGAAATTGCAggaag CAAGGACACTGTTGGTCAATATGAGAGTCACACTGCTTTCACTCTTCCTGGTTTATACCGAGTCGTACACGGTATCGATGTATTTGATCCCAAATTCAACATCGTGTCTCCCGGTGCTGACATGAGCATATACTTCCCTTACACCGAGAAGAAGAGGAGGTTGAAGCATTTCCACCCCGAGATTGAAGACCTCCTTTATAGCAAAGTCGAGAACGAAGAACACTT ATGTGTGCTAAATGACCGCAACAAGCCGATCCTATTCACGATGGCAAGGCTAGACCGTGTTAAGAACTTAACCGGACTCGTCGAGTGGTACGGCAAGAATGCAAAGCTGCGCGAGTTGGTTAACCTCGTAGTCGTAGGTGGAGACAGGAGAAAGGAATCCAAAGATTTAGAAGAGAAGGCCGAAATGAAGAAGATGTTTGAGCTGATAAAAACATACAAATTGAACGGTCAATTCAGATGGATATCATCGCAAATGAACCGAGTTAGGAATGGTGAGTTGTACCGCTACATTTGCGACACAAAAGGTGCCTTCGTACAACCAGCATTGTACGAAGCCTTTGGATTAACGGTTGTTGAAGCCATGACTTGCGGATTGCCAACATTTGCTACCTGCAAAGGTGGACCAGCTGAAATCATTGTCCACGGTAAATCTGGGTTCAACATTGATCCTTACCATGGTGATCAAGCTGCAGAAATCCTTGTTGATTTCTTCGACAAATGTAAAAAGGAACCATCTCACTGGAATGACATATCTGAGGGTGGCTTGAAACGTATCCAGGAGAA ATACACATGGCAGATATATTCGGAGAGGCTATTAACATTGACGGGAGTGTATGGATTCTGGAAGCACGTTTCCAACCTTGACCGTCGCGAGAGCCGCCGTTACCTGGAGATGTTTTACGCTCTTAAGTACCGCAAGCTG GCTGAATCGGTTCCTCTGGCAGAGGAGGAGTAA
- the LOC108466049 gene encoding sucrose synthase-like isoform X3 has translation MAERVITRVHSLRERLDDTLIAHRNEVLALLTRIEGKGKGILQHHQIILEFEAIPEETRKKLADGAFSEILRASQEAIVLPPWVALAVRPRPGVWEYIKVNVHALVVEELTVAEYLHFKEELVDGRYLENCSFSVYFTRKCSFYHCFFDFSCSANGNFVLELDFEPFNASFPRSTLSKSIGNGVEFLNRHLSAKLFHDKESMHPLLEFLKVHCHKGKNMMLNDRIQNLNSLQYVLRKAEEYLGTLPAETPYTELEHKFQEIGLERGWGDTAGRVLEMIQLLLDLLEAPDPCTLEKFLGRVPMVFNVVILTPHGYFAQDNVLGYPDTGGQVVYILDQVRALENEMLLRIKQQGLNITPRILIITRLLPDAVGTTCGQRVEKVYGTEYSDILRVPFRTEKGIVRRWISRFEVWPYLETYTEDVAHEISKELQGKPDLIIGNYSDGNIVASLLAHKLGVTQCTIAHALEKTKYPDSDIYWKKLEDKYHFSCQFTADLIAMNHTDFIITSTFQEIAGSKDTVGQYESHTAFTLPGLYRVVHGIDVFDPKFNIVSPGADMSIYFPYTEKKRRLKHFHPEIEDLLYSKVENEEHLCVLNDRNKPILFTMARLDRVKNLTGLVEWYGKNAKLRELVNLVVVGGDRRKESKDLEEKAEMKKMFELIKTYKLNGQFRWISSQMNRVRNGELYRYICDTKGAFVQPALYEAFGLTVVEAMTCGLPTFATCKGGPAEIIVHGKSGFNIDPYHGDQAAEILVDFFDKCKKEPSHWNDISEGGLKRIQEKYTWQIYSERLLTLTGVYGFWKHVSNLDRRESRRYLEMFYALKYRKLAESVPLAEEE, from the exons ATGGCAGAGCGTGTGATCACCCGAGTACACAGCCTCCGAGAGCGTCTGGATGACACCCTTATTGCCCATAGAAACGAGGTTTTGGCCTTGCTCACAAG GATCGAGGGTAAGGGAAAAGGGATTCTGCAACACCATCAAATTATCCTAGAGTTTGAAGCCATCCCTGAAGAAACCAGAAAGAAGCTCGCTGATGGAGCATTTTCTGAAATATTGAGAGCCAGTCAG GAAGCGATCGTGTTGCCACCATGGGTTGCACTTGCAGTTCGTCCAAGGCCTGGTGTTTGGGAGTATATTAAAGTGAATGTCCACGCCCTTGTTGTTGAGGAACTCACTGTTGCAGAGTATCTTCACTTCAAGGAGGAGCTTGTTGATGGAAGGTATCTTGAAAATTGTTCATTTTCTGTTTACTTCACTCGTAAATGCTCATTTTACCActgtttctttgatttttcttgcAGTGCAAATGGCAATTTCGTtttggaattggattttgagccCTTCAATGCATCTTTCCCTCGCTCAACTCTTTCCAAGTCTATCGGTAATGGTGTTGAGTTCCTCAATCGCCACCTTTCAGCTAAATTGTTCCATGACAAGGAGAGTATGCACCCTTTGCTTGAATTCCTCAAAGTCCATTGCCACAAAGGAAAG AACATGATGTTGAATGACAGAATTCAAAACCTGAATTCCCTTCAATATGTATTGAGGAAGGCAGAAGAATATCTTGGTACACTGCCAGCTGAGACACCGTACACTGAACTGGAACACAAGTTCCAGGAAATCGGTTTGGAGAGAGGTTGGGGTGATACCGCGGGGCGTGTGCTGGAGATGATCCAACTCCTTTTGGATCTTCTCGAGGCCCCTGATCCTTGCACCCTTGAGAAGTTCCTCGGGAGAGTCCCCATGGTGTTCAATGTTGTCATCCTTACTCCTCACGGATACTTTGCTCAAGACAACGTTTTGGGGTACCCCGACACCGGTGGCCAG GTTGTATACATCTTGGATCAAGTCCGTGCCTTGGAGAACGAGATGCTCCTCCGTATCAAGCAGCAAGGACTCAACATTACCCCTCGAATCTTAATT ATTACCAGACTTCTCCCCGACGCTGTTGGAACAACTTGTGGTCAACGAGTTGAAAAGGTATACGGAACGGAATACTCCGACATCCTCCGAGTACCCTTTAGAACAGAGAAGGGAATTGTACGTAGATGGATCTCGAGATTCGAAGTCTGGCCCTACTTGGAAACTTACACTGAG GATGTTGCTCACGAAATTTCCAAAGAGTTGCAAGGCAAGCCCGATCTCATCATCGGAAACTATAGTGACGGCAACATTGTTGCCTCGTTGCTGGCTCACAAATTGGGAGTCACACAG TGTACCATTGCCCATGCTTTGGAGAAAACAAAGTACCCAGATTCCGATATTTACTGGAAGAAGCTAGAGGATAAATACCATTTCTCCTGCCAATTTACAGCTGATCTTATTGCAATGAACCATACAGATTTCATCATCACTAGTACTTTCCAAGAAATTGCAggaag CAAGGACACTGTTGGTCAATATGAGAGTCACACTGCTTTCACTCTTCCTGGTTTATACCGAGTCGTACACGGTATCGATGTATTTGATCCCAAATTCAACATCGTGTCTCCCGGTGCTGACATGAGCATATACTTCCCTTACACCGAGAAGAAGAGGAGGTTGAAGCATTTCCACCCCGAGATTGAAGACCTCCTTTATAGCAAAGTCGAGAACGAAGAACACTT ATGTGTGCTAAATGACCGCAACAAGCCGATCCTATTCACGATGGCAAGGCTAGACCGTGTTAAGAACTTAACCGGACTCGTCGAGTGGTACGGCAAGAATGCAAAGCTGCGCGAGTTGGTTAACCTCGTAGTCGTAGGTGGAGACAGGAGAAAGGAATCCAAAGATTTAGAAGAGAAGGCCGAAATGAAGAAGATGTTTGAGCTGATAAAAACATACAAATTGAACGGTCAATTCAGATGGATATCATCGCAAATGAACCGAGTTAGGAATGGTGAGTTGTACCGCTACATTTGCGACACAAAAGGTGCCTTCGTACAACCAGCATTGTACGAAGCCTTTGGATTAACGGTTGTTGAAGCCATGACTTGCGGATTGCCAACATTTGCTACCTGCAAAGGTGGACCAGCTGAAATCATTGTCCACGGTAAATCTGGGTTCAACATTGATCCTTACCATGGTGATCAAGCTGCAGAAATCCTTGTTGATTTCTTCGACAAATGTAAAAAGGAACCATCTCACTGGAATGACATATCTGAGGGTGGCTTGAAACGTATCCAGGAGAA ATACACATGGCAGATATATTCGGAGAGGCTATTAACATTGACGGGAGTGTATGGATTCTGGAAGCACGTTTCCAACCTTGACCGTCGCGAGAGCCGCCGTTACCTGGAGATGTTTTACGCTCTTAAGTACCGCAAGCTG GCTGAATCGGTTCCTCTGGCAGAGGAGGAGTAA